ACTGAACCTGGGCTGCAATGAGGAAACACTCTCCTTAGGGTGTATATTGGGAACCCCTACTTGCCATCTCTCTATGCCAAGCAGATAGTTGACTTTTGAAGCAGCCTGACAAAGGCACAGTTTTCTCTTGAAACACCAACTAGCTTGTATAAGGTGTATGGACATCGAGGCCTAACCCAAGGCAGTAAGTACGTCACGCCACTCGCCCCATGCAGAACTGCTTTGGTACGAACTTTTAACAGGGAATGACAGGGTGCAGCTTGAGACTCTTTGCCTTTGTCAGAAACTACACATAATATGCAGTGTGCAACTTTGATATTGGTGAcctagggagaaaagcactattTTCCCCACTGGAGAGCAGGATACTTGCAGCGTCAAAGTTTCCTGAGAAACAGTGTTGTTGCCTGTCTTCTCTTCACAGGTAGAATGCctttgtggagaaaagagagtgttCCTCTAGAAACAGAGCGTGTCCTGTGCCTTCCAGTAGGCATCCCAGAGCCCACATTGCCAAAGGGAAAGCTAGACCTCTCCACAAGTTTCAATGTAtcgttcagatattccatccacgaattGAGGCGTGCAGAggttttccatttacttttggGCAAGTAGTGCAGGATCTCTGGTATGCTTTTCCTACAGCACCTGCATCCTAACAGTGTCCCAGGAAAGAACACTGTGTACAGGATCACTCTTCTTGGCTGACTGCACAGCATTATCATCCCTAAGGCCTCAGGATCACCTCTTTGAAAGCAGAGTGAAAGGCAACCCTCTGCTTTCTTCTCCAGATATCTAGATGGCCAAAGCATTCAAGGGACCTCCAGAACACAGCTCtagcaggtcttaggtgtaatgccagtggctctcagtgCAGAGCGTGAGCTGCAATGAAAACACTCTTTTCTTAGTGTCCGTTTTGAGTACACTTACTTACCTGACCTCTCTCTATGCCACGCAGATACTAGACATTACATGCAGTCTTGAAAATGTATAGTTTCCCCTGAAGACTACTACGCTTAGAGGAGGTGCAAGGACACGTAACCTACCGAAAGTCTTAAGTCCCATAGACCATTCACACATTGCACAACTCCCTGGTTCAAAATTAAACCGGGAAAGTGCCAGAGTGCTCCTTCGGTCTCTTTTTGCTCGCCTAAAACTAAACGTACTAGGGCAGTTTTGAAGTTTCGGATTCGGAATCTATGCGAATAGTTGCACTTCTCAGCAATAAAGAAGGACAGCCTCAGCCTCAAAGCTGCCGGAAATACAGGGCTGCTGTCAGTCTTACGTGCTGGAATGCCCCTGTTAGGAAATTGGCGTTTTCCTGAGAGCGATAGGGTGCTTGCAGTGCCTTGCATGAAGAGTCCCAAAGGCGCCAAGACCTAAAGGGAACACGACACTGCCAGGCAGCCTCATAGGAATGTCCATGTATTGCATCCATAAGATTATGTATCAACTGCAAATTTGAGCACTCACTGGgtacttaatatttaaaaatgatattaaggaataaaagtcctatattttaaatatacacacCAAAATTGTATACGTGTAATTAAATGTTGTCTCAGAGCTGCTTCAAGATAATATGGAATAGGGTGAAACACATGGGGGTATAGATAAAACATGACAGCCATCAGTTGGTAAATATTAAAGCTGGATGAGTTCATGTGTATACAAGGAACACTCACAGTATTTTGTAtgcttttgtatatgtttaaaatttgtgataattgtttaaaaacaagacgacactgtagaaaacagtttggcagtttctcaaaggTTAAacgtagagctaccatatgatccaacaactcTGCTACTACCTACACTGCACatctaaaagaactgaaagcagagattTGATCAAATATCTGTACACCAATGatcatagcagcatgattcacaatagctacaagtggaaacaacccaagtgtcaaTCAACCGATGAATAACAAAATATGGcatatacacacaatgggatTTATTAAGCCAAAGAAGGAATGGCATTTTgttacatgctataacatggatgaaccttgaaaacattgtttactgaaataagccagacatagaaggacaaatattgtagaTTCCACTCAcacgaggtacctagaataggcaaattcatagagacagaaaatagaatagagtTTACtaagggctggtgggagggaaaaTGGGGTTGTTACTGTTTGATGGTTACAGAGTTTTCGTtgaggatgatgaaaaagttttggttatacacagtggtgatggttatacaacacTGTGGCTGTATTGAATGCCACTGAACGGCATATttataaatggttaaaataaatattatttatgtatatttcaccacaatttaaaaaaaagaggaataactGAGTTGAAATTTCAATTCTTCCTTTTCCGAGAGTCAGTTTCATCGTCTGTAAAATTAGTAATTGTAGTTGTCTATCCTCTGAGCTAAGTgcagagtaagcactcagtagGAGAGATCAGTACTACTTCCACTTCAACAGCAAaggactgttgtgaagattaactaAGTCAATGGATAGGAAAGAACTTTCTAAATGGCAAACTGCtatacaaatattaacaaacatttgGTGTTACTGTCTCCCAAGGCCATGGAACAGGTCAGAAGAAGGATAATTCTTTTGCACTCGTATATTCTACATGGGCCAAGAGAATATATGGGTTTCTGTATTGTATCAGAAGGTATTAGAAAAAGAAGGCATAAAACTTAGAGAACAATTGTCTTTTACCGTGATGCTTAAACATGCTCAGGCAACTGCTTAAAATAAGTGCTCAAGACATAATGGTCatacctttctttccttttaggctACTACTATTCTTACTAAAagtttacttcattttaaaaatatagaacatgGAAGCTTACAGAATTTCTTAAGCATATCTAGAACCTACTGCCAAATACTATAGTTCAATTCATATCTTTAATCTCATTTTGAAACAGCAATTAGAAATGTGTATTTAAGGAAACCACTAGCTTCCCTTTTTGAACCCATGAAAGAAGGCAAGGATTCACCTTAGCATAAGATGATAACTACTGAATTACTATGAATTATTACAGTATCAGAAAGAAGGTCATTTTCAATTACCGGTTCCATTTACCTCTGGCTTATAAGAGCGGCGAGTATATGTTAAGTCAATAATCAGCCCAagttcttcattctggtcttggATTTTGTTAAAAAAGATCCAAGGGGGAAAAACATTCTTCTGGAGCAAGATTCTTTTCAAAACTCTGTCagagagaataaaataagaaagaacatgTGTTTAAAATCCTTTATGATATTATCCATTTATTCAAACCCTGTGATGCTAACATATGAGATTCAAAGTAAAGTTTCCTCCTCTGGAATTTACAAGCGATATTCCAATCCTTTCTTCCAGAGAGATTAGACGGAAGAAAATAAGCTcacttctatatatttatttctatgtttgtttatttcatgTTGGTCTCCTAACCAGACTGTAAACTCCCAGAAGGCAGGGACCACATCAATTTTGCCTACCACTGTATTGCCAGCTCCAAGCAGAGTGCCTGTAAATagacacataaataaatacttcttgaataTCTACATATATGAAGGATGGCTTTCACTGCtaaatattcttttatgtatttggCTTATTTAtatactctgttccattgatctgtttggtTATTCAACTGCCAGCAGCacactatttattttaaattagtagactagttttagagcagttttagattcacagcaaaactgagcaaaaAGTACACAGTTCCCACTTATACCCTCTCTCCTTCATCCCACACAGCCTTCCCCACTATCAACATGCCATACCAGTGTGCTTCATTTGTGAGAATTCATGAACCAACACTGACACATTATTATCaatcaaagtccatagtttattgcATTCATGGTACAAGTAACTgactatttctttatttctagtaCAGTCATCCCCAAACATCTACATACTGAGATATATATTACTTTCTTACAAattactttattctttatttatagtTAGGGCATtacattgttttgtgttttattttgttttaaattaagtaCAAAAGTAGGTTGTATTTATCTatgaattccacttctggatagtaaaggaagatttaaaaagtatttgctaTATAAAGGGAAAATGGAGTACGGCGGGTTTGAGAGCCAGGGCTCTATATGGTGAATTCAGATTTCTGGAAGAATACGGTATTAACTTTCGCTTACCTGTATTAAAGGAACTTTGAAAGCAATGAAACGAGTCCCAGGCATCCGCTGTCCAACTGGGAGATAGTCTTTCCACCTATTAATATCTTttttgttaggcacattttatgttaggctgtctccctgcataGGACGaaggcgccttgaaaatggaaatcatatccctctagagtacgtccctcttctttctgctttgcattTTGCTGCTCCACTTattcaaccccacctagtaataacctatacttcccttgttcctgttttcccatctggaaaacagacaaaaggcaaccagacaacgcaaaggtctcaacaaataagggatatccaaaaccagagatggccagaacttctgtaTCCCtgatgaaacctagcccggtgttgaATACTTAAGTATCATT
This genomic stretch from Balaenoptera acutorostrata chromosome 12, mBalAcu1.1, whole genome shotgun sequence harbors:
- the LOC103000158 gene encoding RNA/RNP complex-1-interacting phosphatase-like, translated to MSQWQHGRGRWGQGRGLSGRSSAKRKGGKHNPERVLKRILLQKNVFPPWIFFNKIQDQNEELGLIIDLTYTRRSYKPEVPRVSGIYNICPSMSGLFQ